The genomic interval GCGCATCGTAGTCATCGTGGTCATCGAGAATCTGCTCGAGCCGCCTGACGACCGGGGACAGATCATCGGCAATCGCAACCGCAAGCGCACTGCGCGTGGCAGCTCGAAGCCCGGCGGCACGGTCATCGACCGCATCCTCATTCGCCAGCGGCGTCGACGGAAGTGCCTGTCGGCGCAGCGTTGAGCGATTGTATCGCCGCTGCAGATCTGACTCGTCCTGCTCATAACCCATCTCATGCAGGCCACGGTCTATTTCAAGATCATGTTTTATATCATCGCGCGCACCGGTCTTAATTTTCACCCAAGCCTTCGGCTCGGTGTCGCCGGTGGCGTAATAGATCGCCCATCGGTCGAGCTGCTCGTTCAACACATCGGTAATATTCTGCGCGTCGTCATCTTCCAGCAGATCGGTCTCATCGGCCTGCAGACTCGCCCCCTGATTATCGGCCGAGATGGTGCTCAGATCAGCACCGCGCCAAACGGTGGCAATCGATCTATCCATTCGCTCAACGAGTGCCGGCTGCGGCAGGTTGGTCATTGTTCCAACGTTTGGAAATTCGACAGAGCCGCTGGCACTGATCACCACGCCGTCGCAATTCCCCAGCGCGGCGGCGGCATCTTCTGCGGCTTTCCAGTTGTCATCGCCGGGATTCCCGGTCGTCTTCACCACCGGTATCGGGATGCCGTATTTTTCCGACACGAGCAGCCAGTCCTGCAGCGGAAGGTGTTTGTACATATAGGCCACCGCGACCGATTCCATCACGCCGCTTCCCGCGTTAACGATCCACTCTCCCGGTTGCAGCTCCTCTCCGGTCAGATCGCCGATACCGTTCAGCAGGCGCAGTTCGCCGGTGGTGTTGGAGAAATACCAGAGCGGCACAAAGACCAGCTCGGCGGTCAACCCGTTCGGCGTCGGTTTCCAGATGATCTCGTGAGCGGCATAGCGTTTGCCCTCCGCGTCCATCATGTTGCGTATAGCCAGGGGCAGCCCCCCGCGAATATTACGGTCATCGCACCGGGTAGCCACCAGCTGGTCGTAAAAGTACTTCAGCACCTCTGCGTGCTGCCTGGCCTTTGGCGAGTCATCATCAGTAATGATCTCGAACCCATGCCGGCTTACCGCCTTCTTCCGCTTCTGTGCGGCAACCAGACAAACATCGTCGGTGCGCTCGATCGCATCCCAAAGCTTTGCCGCTTCTTTAAGCCGGCCGGCGTTGAACTCCTCATGCACCCGGACAATATAACCAGGCTCCACCCGCCGAAGCGGATTAAAGCGGCTCATCCGTTCAATCGCCACGCGCCGGGCATCAACCGAACTCCCGGGCTTCCGTTTAAATCGTTTTGCAAATTTCTTAATCATTATCCGATGGCTCCTGTTCGTTTGCGGGCGCGGCGGCCGAACAGGCCGCCATCTCGGCGCTTATCCCTCCCCGGAACCGTAACCGAAAACGGGCCGGCATTTGTTTCCGCCGCATAGATAGCCAGCGCTTTTGCCCAGAAATGGTCGGCGTGGTCCTCCGAATTGCGACTGGCAGCGATACTTACACGGCCGCCGGGCGACACAATGCGTTCGGGCAGGCGGAGGTCGTCGCGCATGCGCTGGTCATAGACATGCTCAATCAGGCCATCTTCGTAAACACGCAAAAGCAATGTGGCCATGTGCTCCGTGACCTTGATAGTCTCACCCTTGCGGCCGGTCCTCTGCACCTCGGCAGAGATTGGCACCGTGCTTGAAAAGTTGACGCCCTGAATACGGAGGTATCCATATTTCTCCTGGGTGTACTCGGTCACGCCAAGCCCGATGCCGGTCATATCTATCTTTGCACAGCGGAAGCAGGGGTGCTGCACAATAACTTCAAGGCGTGCCTGCTGGGCAGGCAGCCGCATATCAGCGAGGCGCAGCGTTACTCGTTCACGGAAGATCGGCCCGACCTTTTCCATTACGCTGATCACGGAGATATCGCGCTTGCGGCCGACATCATATCCGACATAGATCGGGTTTGTTATTTCCGCCAGTTTATCCAGCGCGGCTCTGCTCCACTCCTGTTCACAGATAACTCCGACGCCCTCACGTTCAGCCTTGCCTATCAACTCGTAGGTGAGCAGGTTCGAATTTTCATCAGCCCACTTCAGTTCATAGTTCTGGTCATAGGCCTTCTTATCGATGGCGGCGGCGCGGGCTTCATCCGGCGTGATCTCTTTTCGCGTTGTCGGGTGATAAATCTTAAGCCCCTGCTTATAAGCATCGGAGCGGCGCACTTTGACCACCTTATATTGCCCGCAGGTAACCATGACGTAGAACATATTCTGCGTGCCGTTCGGAGTTGATGCGATGCGGCAAAGAAAATCCGGGTTAGATGAAAGTATTGGTTCCGCTGCTTCCCAGATCGCTTTGCCATTTTCGTGGAAGGCAAACTCATCCAGCACCAGGTCGCCGGAGAACCCGCGCGCCGTTCGCGGGTTGGCTGCAAGCACCTTGCATCGGCTCACTTTGCCGTCAACCTCGATGCGACTCTCCATATTCATATTTTCGTACTTCAGATCTTCGGAAAGATCTTCCTGCTGAACCACCTCTCCGAGGAGGTCACATATTTCGCGCACTTTCTGGTTGAGCTCTGCCCCGTTGTCTCGGCTGTTCGACAATACTGTGATCAGCCGACCAGGCCGGGTCAACATGCGGTCAACAATCCAGCAGGCCAGGGTGAAGGATTTCCCGATCTGGCGGGACCAGAACCAAATGCAGATGCCACTGGTGCGGTCAAGAAACGGTTCCTCCTGATATGCGCGAAATCTGATTTTTGCGATTC from Verrucomicrobia bacterium S94 carries:
- a CDS encoding DUF935 family protein, whose product is MIKKFAKRFKRKPGSSVDARRVAIERMSRFNPLRRVEPGYIVRVHEEFNAGRLKEAAKLWDAIERTDDVCLVAAQKRKKAVSRHGFEIITDDDSPKARQHAEVLKYFYDQLVATRCDDRNIRGGLPLAIRNMMDAEGKRYAAHEIIWKPTPNGLTAELVFVPLWYFSNTTGELRLLNGIGDLTGEELQPGEWIVNAGSGVMESVAVAYMYKHLPLQDWLLVSEKYGIPIPVVKTTGNPGDDNWKAAEDAAAALGNCDGVVISASGSVEFPNVGTMTNLPQPALVERMDRSIATVWRGADLSTISADNQGASLQADETDLLEDDDAQNITDVLNEQLDRWAIYYATGDTEPKAWVKIKTGARDDIKHDLEIDRGLHEMGYEQDESDLQRRYNRSTLRRQALPSTPLANEDAVDDRAAGLRAATRSALAVAIADDLSPVVRRLEQILDDHDDYDALLDALERFQVDELPALAADVLTDPSAADAISDAMSANLFNGMSEVREGRDA